gctaacttgcggttgaccggcgatttgactaaaatgacttgactaattttgagaaaGACATTAGCTAAGTAaacaaacttataattttattttttattatttatcattattattattattattattattattattatcttaagGGAGATACGATTAAAGGGGGGGTTATTCTAAGGGGAAATAACTTAAGTGTTGACAAGgctaataataaaattaaagctaagtattaaaacataaatattttaattagaatatatatatatattatttgaatatgaaaaagagaTGGCTATCCTTGAGGAATTAATTAAGTCAAAACCAAAGTCGAATATAATGTTAGTCAACACCCATGTATACAACAAGTATATTCAGCCTTTTTGGACTTTTCGGACGTCAAAATTCGGCTTTTGGTCCCTGTATTGTTCCCGATAGGACCTGTTCACCGACTTCAGAATTTGCCATGGGATTGACTCGAGAAACACGCATATTGGGCCCTCGTGGTCCGATGGGAAAATGCAAGGAGAAGAAATAGAGTCCGTGAAGACTCGGGAGATATTTCACATGAAAAGAACACATAAATAAGAGTTAGCATCTACTCACGATGATAagacaaacaaaaataacaacacgACATTTGATTGATTTAAATTCAACTTTAAGCAAAGTTCAATCAACAGTAACTAATAAGAACGGCATTTATCACAGTCAAAGGCAATGAAAGTCAAGTAAACACAGATTTAACAAAGTCAAATTTCAAAGCCAACAAGGAACCcatttactaataatttataaGCAAATGCGACTGCCAAAGGAAACCCATTTACTACCTcattattaaaataacaaaagaaaaaatgtaataGTATCAAAGAATGAGTCACTACAAATGCTTTAGAAATAGAACATATTCTCATCGATTCTGGCCTTCCTTAAAGAGAGCATACAGTTAAATACAAAAGAGTTTGGAGTACAagccatgattttttttttctaaaatgagATTCTGTCAACATAAAGTTATTAAGATTGAAGAAAGGGAAATAGTTCATGCTTTGTAAGTACATATAGGAACAAAACACCACCACTACATCATGGAAGGATTTCAACTCGACCCAAATAAGAGAACTTAACTAATTGGTCACATACAAGCTATATTCCCTGAACCCTTGTATAGACAGAAAACACCATTTCAGATCAAACTCACAAGAGGTGGAGAAGAATATAAACTCAAGCCGGCAGAACATGGGTGTACACAAATAGGTTCTGACAAATATTCGACTCAAAGACTCACACACGAGCAGTAAAAATGAGGTAAACTCGAAATCTTGACGTCTTAATTTCTTTATCCAACTTGAGGtggaaaaaggaaaattatAACGTCGAATACTAAGCTAAGACATAAACTTAACAACATTCAAGAGGTAAATTCGAGAAGTGAAACCATAAAACAGAATTGGATAACGCAACAGAGAAACTTCAACACCATATACAAAACAGCAGAGACTTAAGTCGACACCAACATAACTCATGAAACCTTCCGAACACATATATTCACATTAGACTACTATAAACTCAAAGACACACAATAATAAACCAGCCCCAGATTAAGAATCCTCCCACATAGCAAATCAAAATAAGTAAAGAGACGGAGAAGGTGTTGTCGGGAAGGAGAATTACCTCATTTTGGGCAGTGAGCAAGAACAAGGAGCAGAGGACGATAAATTTTCCACCAACGACTCCGGAGGACTCCGAGGATTCCGGCAAATTTCCAGCAACCAGGAAGAAACGCTAAGAAGAATATACTTGATGTATATTTTGTATGACCTTTGTGACTTCTGACCCTTTTCTCTCTATCAATTTCTATCTATATATTGATGAAGAAAGACCAAAAGTTCTCTACCAAAGAGTCGCCCAAATCTCTTACGTGGAAATTTTGTTCACTAAAAAAAACAACGCCCTTTACTCTCAATTttctaaaaccaaaaaaaaaaataaaaaaaattcctgtCTTTACAATGAATAAAGAGGAATATATAGAAGAAAACTAGGGTTCGGATTTTTGGAGGGGAAAGAGGCTGATTTTCCGGGTAAGAACAAGGCCTATTTCCAAAATTCAAATTCGAAATCCTTTCACCATTAAGGATAAACACCTTTTATCTGAAAAATCGCCCCATTCCAGAAGAGGAAAGGGGGTAAGACGCGTGCTCTGCTGCAGGTACAAATTGGAAAGGGACGGGAGGAAGACGACACAACTGTTGGATTGGAATCGCTGGTACGCGCGATTGGACTGGAATCGCTGGAATTGACGCCGTGAAGAGACGTTGTGTTGTTGTTTTAAGCTGCTGTTGAAGACGTTTCTGGGTCTTCTTTTGCTGGTGAGAAAACGATTTGGGCCGGGTCGGGGATTGGGCCTGGGAGTTGGAAAACAAAGAGGGAGTGAGAGGATGGGCTGGGAATTTTGATGGGCTACTGGAAATTGCTTGCATTGTTGGTATGTTGCTGCTGATTTATGGAAGTGGGCTGCaggaatttgaaaaataaaagggCCAACTTCTTGGTCTTGCAATTAAGTACGAATTTCAAATGTAGCCAAATCGAATTAACATTTTAACCGAACCGAATTTAGTTGGTAATTCAGctaaaaactaaataaggtgaatcaataaaaattaattagcgAACTTCTTAATCCtgacgaaataaaataattaacttaattataaactaaataatttaaaatataaactattatataaccaAAATCAATagccaaatatttaattaaaataaaatatttttgagactattttcaaatattcataaaatatattaattaatatatacataattatgtaaaacatatatattattcaaaaaattataaaaatgacaaaattactttaaactaacttgaaaaaatattttgaattttataaagtcaattatttcaaatcgtttggaatttaagaagcttgatgattaatttgtattgtggaggtccaaaattaggtgtcaatatcatttatttcactatttttaactctggttttgcaaaaccattttttacgcTCCAAACAACTTTTAACACTTTTTCAAGTGGAGTTTTGGATCAAATGTACcatttttgcttcttcttctccaaaaaCACATGAAGAACATCAACAACTCCCAAATTTCCAACATCTTCAATTTTTCACGAAATCATCTCAAATTTCGATCACatcattattttgttttaaaaaaaaattctaaaatcgtCTGTGGAATTTTAAAAACTCACCCGATTTAAAAAGAATCCAAAAAAACGAAAATCGGTcctagaatttcaaaaatatgttatgattcatgtttttgttattgtttttgacATTAGATCTTTGTTCCCTAGTGTTTTGTGAATTTatgttcaaattttcaaatgatttgaaGTTGTGGAGAAAATTCTACCATAAAAGaatgttgaaattttgaaactttaccaacatgggttgtggtgcactgaTGGGAGTGCTTCACcattaaccagaggtctcgggttcgaatCGTGGGTAtgaagaaaatcttgttgggagcgccacTCTCGACTGGGCCTGGCAGTGCGCGATCcggatttagtcggagctccaacGTGGGCTCCGGACAccgggtgggaaaccaaaaaaaataaaaaattgaaactttaaagAAATTTCAAGTGGATCTTGTTGAGTTAGGTTGAATTCGAGCtcaaaaaatattgagttttggTATCTAGCTCAGAGGTCAAAGAAGTTTGAAATATGAGAGTTGATAATGTTTCTTAGTGTTCTTAATGAAGAAGCAAAAATAGTACATTTAATCTAAACACCTCAATTGAAAAGTGTTAAAAATTGTTTGGggtgtaaaaaatgattttgcaaaatAGGAGTTAGAAAATAATGACATGGATGAGACTTTTCTTAAATGACAATGACGTATATGAGCCAAACTTCaacggatgacataaatgagtaTTTCTGAAAGTTCGATGACATACTTGAGCCTTTTTCCtttattaaaataactaaaataaccttaatttgtttttaaaaaaagtataaatcTGAATGTGACCTtgtaaagaaaaagaggaacacTGTATATCTTAGTGAAGAGGAAGTTATGAGATTTATATTGGAAAAGTTTTTTTTgagaagttttaaaaaaaatgaaggataAAATAGTAAGAGACGGTCAAATCAAAAGTGTTCATAacctaaaaaatattaagttagGGTAATCAACTTATGACATTTGATTGGTTTACTAAACAGGTACGCAAGCAAAAAATCTTGTTTATAACCTAGTTTAACAAGCCTATAAGCTTAGTCAAACACCTTCCAAATAtctcatttaattttatactttttatcTCCCAAGTGAGAAGCAATAATGATCAAGAACACACCAGGTGTGTTCACACACGACATCAATCATGAAAGTGGCATTAGATTGCTGTGTTGAATCTCCAGCAATGTTATAGAATGTACATAGACACATTTTCCTATAAGATACATAACACAATCATAGATAGAGATATTTAGGGATTTTCTGATTTTGTTTTCCTTATATAGATTATCTGTACACCTACAAATAACTCTCCTTTTTGGATTTAAACATTGAAGATTGCTCCATTCTCTCTGTaatttacatggtatcagaacatatctttttttctgtttctttttttctctctctttttgaaTCACTGGTATCTGCCAGCTCAGGAAATTATCCGTAAGTGACTCGGTTGGTCACGTCTGGTACTGGGAGGTACTTGGAACTTGATATTCCAATCTCATAGCCAACCTACGGAGAGCCACCTCACTCGATCTATAAGAACCAGAATCCGGTGGCTGGCAGGGAAGAGTACAAGGCTCACGCTCCGACAAACTATTTCAGGTAGCTTCTGCATAGAGGCACGTGGGGGCGTGTGTAACATCTGAATCATATCAGATTCTTATTTCCAGCATCGTCTTACTATTTCCAATCAGATTTTGTGGTCTCTTGTTCAACAGACCTCAATTGGGTTGATTTCTGAGCATTCCAGGTTCCTTAAACTTTGTTTTCCTTGGGTAAAATCGATTGACATGtattttttgattttggggtTAGATTACTGCTAAAAGTTTGGTCGAATTTTCCTCTGTGAATCTCTAGCTTGATTGATTGTTTACTCTAAGtgaataattagtttaattggATCAACCAAGGTCTATTAACCCTTGATCATCTGGAAATCTGTTGGGATATTTCTACTTCATGGAATTTTGCTGGTTTCACCTCTCAATTTGTTTTTGATACATTGAGTATTTAATTGGaacaatgacttgtcataatctGGTATCTCAAAGGTCTGAAGTTCTTGGTGCTTCTATTTCATCACCTAACAAAATGGCTTTGGTTTCGGTGGAGGACTTCGCTAAATTCTCTCAATATGAAAAATCCACTTCAGTTGTTGTTTTTGCTAAGTCCAATAAAGTATGTCTTCTCACCGCTTCAAATAAATGGGTCATTGATTCATGTGCTACAAATCACATGACAGGTAATCCTAATATCTTTTCAAGCTTTCGACCCCACAAAACACCATCTCCAGTTACTGTAGCTGACAGATCAACTTGTAACAGTGTTGGATCTGGAACTGTTAAGCCAACCTCCTCTATTACCTTGTCATCTGTGTTAAGTCTACCAAAATTGGATTTCAATTTGATATCTGTCAGTAAACTTACAAGAGACCTTAATTGTTATATCTCGTTCTTTCCCGATCATTGTTTGTTTCGTGATCTTATAACACATCAGGTAATTGGAAAAGGACGTGTATATGCTGATCTCTACATTCTCGATGAATGAGAGTCTCGGTCTATTGCCTTCTCCAGTGTTGTATCTCCATTTAAAGCACATTGTCGATTGGGGCATCATTCTCTACCTCTGTTGAAGAAGCTCTGTCCACAATTTCATAATATTTCTTCCTTGGACTGTGAGTCATGTCAATTTGCAAAACACCATCGTATTTCGTTAGGTCCAAGGATTAATAATTGAGTTGCGTCAACTTTTGAGTTCGTACATTTAGATGTCTGGGACCATGTCCAGTTGTTTCTAAAACAGATcataaatattttgtcacttttGTAGATGATTTTTCTCGAATGACTTGGATTTACTTGATGAATAGTCGATCTGAAGTGTTTACTCATTTTTCTGCCTTTTGTGTTGAAGTCAAAATTCAGTTCAATGCCTCAGTCCATATTCTAAGGAGCGATAATGCTAAAGAATATATGTCAGAAGTATTTAGATCCTATATGAGACAACACAGTATTCTCCATCAGACTTCATGTGTTGATACAGCCTCTCAAAATGGAGTTGCTCAAAGGAAAAATAGGCATCTACTTGAGACAACTTGGGCACTTTTGTTCCAAATGAAGGTTCCTAAACAATTTTGGGCTGATGCGGTCTCTACTGcttgtttatttgataaattaCATGCCATCGACTGTGCTTGCCGGTAATGTGCCTTATAATGTTCTTTTTCCAAATAAGTCATTGTTTTCGATGGAACCTAAGGTATTTGGAAGCACATGTTATGTTCGAGATGTTCAACCACCTGTTACAAAGTTGGACCCTAAGGCATTGAAGTGTGTTTTCTTGGGTTATTCTTACCTTCAAAAGGGATATCAGTGTTATTCTACTAAGCTAGGTAGATATTTGGTGTCAACTGATGTGGCATTTTTCGAGACTACGCCATTCTTCTATGCACCTCCCAATTCTACAAGTCAGGGGGAATAAGATGAGTGGTTAGTCTACCAGGTTAGTCGTGTTGTGAAAGAAAAGTCAGAAGAAATTGTTTTTCCCTATCCTAGTCCTTCTATTGAGCACCAATCCACTATTGTGCCATCAACACCTATTTTATCTGCGCCAGCAAGACCGCCAATTGTTCAAGTTTACTCAACGAGGTGGGAAATCGATGATACAATTCCTTTATCATCAGATGTTACTCCACTTGATCCTCCAGAAAATCTTGACCTCCCTATTGCTCTTCGAAAAGGTACACATCAGTGTAAATCCACATATTCCATTGCTAACTTTGTCTCTTATGACCACTTATCAGTTGCATCTAGTTGTATGGTTGCCTCTCTAGACTCTATCTCTATCTCCAAAATAGTGAAGGATGCCTTGAACCATCTTGGATGGCATGATGCAATGCTTGAGGAGATGCATATTTTAGATGAAAATCACACTTGGGATTAGGTAGATTTACCCAAAGGAAAGAAAGCAGTTGGATGCAAATGGATCTTTGCGGTCAAAATTAATCCCGATGGCTCTGTTGCAAGACCTAAGGCCAGACTTGTGGCTAAAGGCTATGCTCAAACTTATGTGGTAGATTATTCTGATACCTTCTCCCCGGTATCCAAGCTCACCTCTGTTCTCTTGTTTATTTCTTTGGCTGCTTCTCAGCATTGGCCCTTACATCAGTTGGATATCAAAAATGCATTTCTTCATGGTGATCTCAATGAAGAAGTGTATATGGAGAAACCACCTGggtttgttgctcagggggagtatGGAAAAGTTTGTCATATGAGAAAATCTCTATATGGTTTAAAGCAAAGTCCTCATGCTTGGTTTGAAAAATTTAGCGATGTAGTTCAGGAATTTGGATTGAAGAAGAGCAAGTGTGATCACTTAGTTTCTATAGACAGTCAATAGTTGGTATTATTCTTTTggttgtttatgttgatgatattgttattaCAAGAGATGATTGTGCAGGAATTTCTTCTCTGAAAGAGTTTTTACATGCCAAGTTTCATACCAAAGATTTGGGGCAATTGAAATACTTCTTGGGTGTCGAAATAGCAAGAAGTAAGAAAGGAATTTTCTTGTCCCAAAGAAAGTATGTACTTGATCTACTTGCAGAAATGGGAAAATTGGGAGCCAAACCATGTCGTACACCAATGGTTCCTACTGTTCATCTTACTAAGGATGATGGTGATCTTCTTGATGATCCAGAAAGATATAGGAAATTGGTTGGGAAATTGAACTACCTCACAATGACCCGTCCAGATATTGCATATGCAGTCAGTATTGTCAGTCAATTCATGTCTGCACCGACAATCAAATATTGGGCAGCCTTGGAACAGATCTTGTGCTACTTGAAAGGAGCTCTTGACCTTGTCATTTTTGTATAGCGACCACGGACATACTCGCATTAAGTGTTTCGCAGCTGCTGATTGGGCTGGATCAAGAATTGCTAGAAGATTTACTACTGGTCATTGCGTTTTTGTTGGTGGGAATATGGTATCTTGGAGGATCAAGAAACAAACTGTTGTATCTCGATCTAGTGTAGAGTCTGAGTATAGAGCTATGGTCCGCATGTGAAATACTATGGATTCATCACCTTTTAGTTGAGATCGGTTTGAACCCTTTGTCTCCAGCAAAACTTTGGTGTGATAATCAGGCTGCTCTACACATTGCCTCAAATCCAGTGTACCATGAACGGACGAAACACATAGAGGTTGGCTGTCACTTTGTTCGTGAGAAGATTCAAGAGAATATGATTTCTATTGGATATGTGAAGACAGGAGAGCAATTGGGTGATATATTTTGGAAGGCTTTAAATGGAACTCGGGTGGAATATCTTTGTAACAAGTTGGGCATGATTAACATCTATGCTCCAACTTGAGGGGTAGTGTTATAGAATATACATAGAGACATTTTCCTATAAGATACATAGCTCAATCACAACACAATCATAGCTATTTAGGGATTTTCTGATTTTGTTTTCCTTATATAGATTATCTGTACACCTACAAATAGGTCTCCTTTTTGGATTAATAAAACATTGAAGATTGCTCCATTCTCTTTGTATTTTACAAGCAAGAAGGACAAACATGAAAGATGTTGTAGGGATGTTACCGAAGATCAAGATTCAACTTCTTGCACGCTGAGATGATCTCGTAATCTCTTGTTCcaaattgatgacttgtttgttTTATGGAAAGAttgctttttttgttttgttttagcaCTTTATTTGTGCATGATTCTGTTTTCAGAAATGCTAGTTGGTTGCAATAAATGTCACTGTTTCCTCTTAAAAACTAAAACCAAATTGATCCTCTTGAAGCAGAACTTAAGGCATTGTAACCGTTTTTGGCCCTCTGTTTTCCTTTAATAATCCAACACCATcaataatgattttttatttacttttagtcATTAAAATGGATATTAAGCAAATGTGTAATCCTTGATCACCATTAGATGAAACAAACTCAAGAGGTATGCCTCTTCtactttcattttgttttattagttgAAGCTTAAAATCCTCTCATTTATCTTATTTCATGTCTGATCCCTTTTATCGTAGCTATATATATTGGTTTCATTTTCGTGCGACTCATTAAGATCTGCAATTGAAATTCATAGTATAGTTTCTCATGTTAATTCAACTAAACGTTACTGCGTAAGTTCATCTAATTCCAATAGTTTCCTGCAACATCAATCAAAAACTGTTTCACATTGTCCAAAGCTACTCAAGCAACAACTTATTCAAGGTATTTTTAGCTTGTATGTTTTTCATTTAATTGCTCATTACACTACCGTTTAATATGATTCATATGTTTGTACTCTACTTTTATGAGATACACATGCAACACACGTGTCCAAATACTAGTTAATATATGTACTACAATTGTTTACTAGGTGTGTTCACTGACTTGGTTATATGTACACAGGTGTTCAaaagacactatctctatgAAAAGTATCAATTAGCATCATTACATataattcatataattttcACTACATAGGATATGCTAAAGACTTATGGACTATTACATATTTgcattctcattattttcaaTACTGTGAGACACAACGAGAATGACAAGAAGTTGAATTCTAGACGTGCCCACACAAGCAAAACACACATTTGTGTCTAGACTTTAGTGTATATATCGATTCGACTGAACTCAATAGCTTTAGttgaaatttaatatttgtattaaaaatttcaataaaaatgtacaaaatttaaattcaaaatgcATTACTTATCAACACTTGATGTTGCTAGCCTAGAatttaaaaccctaaatttaAATTCCGACTCTGTCTCTGATATATGGACGTCAAAAACTAAGTCAAGGTTCAgtgttaaatttttattgaCAATTTTACTTGCTTTCCCATGAATTTGTGTAAAACATGCATCTTTTGGTCTCCAATTCTTGACATGATTTGTTCCAATTGGTCCCCGATTGGTAGAATTCATTGAAGAAAAGTTTGTCCTAAGAAATATAATTCCCTATTTAAAGTCTCAACACCACAGGTTACTAGCCATCCCATTTTCCTACTAATTTTTGCAATAATGGAGAAAGCATTCACATCATTTCTCTTAACAATACTCTTGTTGGTTCAATATGTTATGGCTACTTCAGCCATGACTCATACAAACATTTCCACGGATCAATTAACTCTTCTCTCTATGAAATCACAAATTATTTCAGACATCTTGGATGAAAGCTGGTCTCCCGCTACTTCTATTTGCCATTGGATAGGAGTCACTTGTGACTCTCGTCACGAGCGAGTGAAGTCCTTGAATCTTTCCAACATGGATCTTACCGGCAAAATTCCGAAAGATTTAGGAAACCTTACATTTCTTGTTTCTCTTGACTTGAGTGGCAACAATTTGCATGGAAATTTGCCTCATGAAATGGCAAACTTGCGTCGGCTTAAGTTTCTTGATTTAAGTTTGAACAACTTCATAGGGGAGATTCCTTCTTGGTTTGGATTCTTACAGAAACTTGAAGTTCTAAATCTTGGTAATAATAGCTTCAGTGGTACCATTCCCACTACAGTTTCTAATATTTCTAAGCTAGAAACTTTGTGTTTGACATCCAATTTCTTAGAGGGTCAAATTCCAGAGGAAATTGGAAATCTTAAAAACCTGAGGACTTTAGACTTGAGTGGAAACAAGCTCGTATACTCTATTCCTCCGTCACTCTTGAATGCCTCAAGGTTGGAGATTTTAGACATATCTGCCAATTTACTTGAAGGAAACATCCCAATAGGGATTGGCAATCTTCACAACCTGAACTGGTTGTCCATGGAACGAAATCAGCTTANNNNNNNNNNNNNNNNNNNNNNNNNNNNNNNNNNNNNNNNNNNNNNNNNNNNNNNNNNNNNNNNNNNNNNNNNNNNNNNNNNNNNNNNNNNNNNNNNNNNNNNNNNNNNNNNNNNNNNNNNNNNNNNNNNNNNNNNNNNNNNNNNNNNNNNNNNNNNNNNNNNNNNNNNNNNNNNNNNNNNNNNNNNNNNNNNNNNNNNNNNNNNNNNNNNNNNNNNNNNNNNNNNNNNNNNNNNNNNNNNNNNNNNNNNNNNNNNNNNNNNNNNNNNNNNNNNNNNNNNNNNNNNNNNNNNNNNNNNNNNNNNNNNNNNNNNNNNNNNNNNNNNNNNNNNNNNNNNNNNNNNNNNNNNNNNNNNNNNNNNNNNNNNNNNNNNNNNNNNNNNNNNNNNNNNNNNNNNNNNNNNNNNNNNNNNNNNNNNNNNNNNNNNNNNNNNNNNNNNNNNNNNNNNNNNNNNNNNNNNNNNNNNNNNNNNNNNNNNNNNNNNNNNNNNNNNNNNNNNNNNNNNNNNNNNNNNNNNNNNNNNNNNNNNNNNNNNNNNNNNNNNNNNNNNNNNNNNNNNNNNNNNNNNNNNNNNNNNNNNNNNNNNNNNNNNNNNNNNNNNNNNNNNNNNNNNNNNNNNNNNNNNNNNNNNNNNNNNNNNNNNNNNNNNNNNNNNNNNNNNNNNNNNNNNNNNNNNNNNNNNNNNNNNNNNNNNNNNNNNNNNNNNNNNNNNNNNNNNNNNNNNNNNNNNNNNNNNNNNNNNNNNNNNNNNNNNNNNNNNNNNNNNNNNNNNNNNNNNNNNNNNNNNNNNNNNNNNNNNNNNNNNNNNNNNNNNNNNNNNNNNNNNNNNNNNNNNNNNNNNNNNNNNNNNNNNNNNNNNNNNNNNNNNNNNNNNNNNNNNNNNNNNNNNNNNNNNNNNNNNNNNNNNNNNNNNNNNNNNNNNNNNNNNNNNNNNNNNNNNNNNNNNNNNNNNNNNNNNNNNNNNNNNNNNNNNNNNNNNNNNNNNNNNNNNNNNNNNNNNNNNNNNNNNNNNNNNNNNNNNNNNNNNNNNNNNNNNNNNNNNNNNNNNNNNNNNNNNNNNNNNNNNNNNNNNNNNNNNNNNNNNNNNNNNNNNNNNNNNNNNNNNNNNNNNNNNNNNNNNNNNNNNNNNNNNNNNNNNNNNNNNNNNNNNNNNNNNNNNNNNNNNNNNNNNNNNNNNNNNNNNNNNNNNNNNNNNNNNNNNNNNNNNNNNNNNNNNNNNNNNNNNNNNNNNNNNNNNNNNNNNNNNNNNNNNNNNNNNNNNNNNNNNNNNNNNNNNNNNNNNNNNNNNNNNNNNNNNNNNNNNNNNNNNNNNNNNNNNNNNNNNNNNNNNNNNNNNNNNNNNNNNNNNNNNNNNNNNNNNNNNNNNNNNNNNNNNNNNNNNNNNNNNNNNNNNNNNNNNNNNNNNNNNNNNNNNNNNNNNNNNNNNNNNNNNNNNNNNNNNNNNNNNNNNNNNNNN
This genomic interval from Solanum stenotomum isolate F172 unplaced genomic scaffold, ASM1918654v1 scaffold29379, whole genome shotgun sequence contains the following:
- the LOC125851748 gene encoding receptor-like protein 19 — protein: MEKAFTSFLLTILLLVQYVMATSAMTHTNISTDQLTLLSMKSQIISDILDESWSPATSICHWIGVTCDSRHERVKSLNLSNMDLTGKIPKDLGNLTFLVSLDLSGNNLHGNLPHEMANLRRLKFLDLSLNNFIGEIPSWFGFLQKLEVLNLGNNSFSGTIPTTVSNISKLETLCLTSNFLEGQIPEEIGNLKNLRTLDLSGNKLVYSIPPSLLNASRLEILDISANLLEGNIPIGIGNLHNLNWRKPSEFKGDLSLKQWVSYSLPEAMMDVMDANLVTPMDNRLQKELDIVASIMKVALDCCAESPTRRTHMKDVVGML